A single genomic interval of Alistipes provencensis harbors:
- a CDS encoding histone H1-like protein Hc1 — protein MKELVAKINAEFEVFAANAAAQVEKNNKAAGTRARKSALELSKLMKEFRKVSVEAAK, from the coding sequence ATGAAAGAGTTAGTAGCAAAAATCAACGCAGAGTTCGAGGTATTTGCAGCCAACGCAGCTGCTCAGGTTGAGAAGAACAACAAAGCCGCCGGCACCCGCGCCCGCAAATCGGCTCTGGAGCTTTCGAAGCTGATGAAGGAGTTCCGCAAGGTTTCCGTAGAGGCTGCGAAATAA
- a CDS encoding efflux RND transporter periplasmic adaptor subunit, with product MDKFYLTAGLFAALLTGCGKHPSRQAMPPLRVEVAEAAVDSVPNRMSFIGYLASNFDAVIQPRVNGYLSSKRYGNGMPVKRGQLLFTIDPDQLSTSMLAAEAQLESARAQAIEARNNYDRAVPLARINAISQSQLDQYTAQWKAAEASVRAAEQTLSSARMNVGYAELRSPIDGIIEHTAAHVGDYVGPGTQFSVLTTVSNIDTLTVDVAIPMSQYLRYAGDRTSIYDNEGLLSDIRLVLADGSQYPHEGRYDYTRKDVSSTTGTLVLVVMFPNPDEALKPGQFARVEANVGPVRPRVVVPQQGVNQAQDLSSVWVVAADSTAQYRRVTPGDTYGALWCIDEGLQPGERIVVAGQQKLRDGAKVIPISEKR from the coding sequence ATGGATAAATTCTACCTTACAGCAGGCCTTTTTGCAGCGCTCCTCACGGGATGCGGAAAACACCCATCCCGGCAGGCGATGCCTCCCCTGCGGGTCGAAGTGGCCGAGGCCGCCGTGGACTCCGTCCCCAACCGGATGAGCTTCATCGGCTACCTCGCGAGCAACTTCGATGCCGTGATCCAGCCGCGCGTGAACGGCTACCTGTCGTCGAAACGCTACGGCAACGGCATGCCCGTCAAACGGGGCCAGTTGCTCTTCACCATCGACCCCGACCAGCTATCGACCTCGATGCTGGCGGCCGAGGCCCAGTTGGAGTCGGCCCGGGCGCAGGCCATCGAGGCCCGCAACAACTACGACCGGGCGGTGCCGCTGGCGCGCATCAACGCCATCAGTCAGTCGCAACTGGACCAGTACACCGCGCAGTGGAAAGCCGCCGAAGCCTCGGTACGCGCCGCCGAACAGACGCTCAGCAGCGCCCGGATGAACGTCGGCTATGCCGAACTGCGCTCCCCGATCGACGGCATCATCGAGCATACGGCGGCGCATGTGGGCGACTATGTGGGTCCCGGCACACAGTTCAGCGTGCTGACGACCGTGTCGAACATCGACACGCTGACGGTCGATGTGGCGATCCCGATGTCGCAGTACCTGCGCTATGCCGGCGACCGCACGTCGATCTACGACAACGAGGGGCTGCTCTCGGACATCCGTCTCGTGCTGGCCGACGGCTCGCAGTATCCCCACGAGGGTCGCTACGACTACACGCGCAAGGACGTGTCGTCCACCACGGGAACGCTGGTGCTGGTGGTGATGTTCCCCAACCCCGACGAGGCGCTGAAACCCGGGCAGTTCGCCCGCGTGGAGGCCAACGTGGGGCCCGTGCGGCCGCGCGTCGTCGTACCCCAGCAGGGTGTGAATCAGGCCCAAGACCTCAGTTCGGTGTGGGTCGTCGCGGCCGACAGCACGGCGCAGTACCGCCGTGTCACCCCGGGCGACACCTACGGCGCGCTGTGGTGCATCGACGAGGGTCTCCAACCGGGCGAACGAATCGTGGTGGCCGGGCAGCAGAAGCTGCGCGACGGTGCGAAAGTGATTCCGATTTCCGAAAAGAGGTAG
- a CDS encoding efflux RND transporter permease subunit has translation MEKFFVSRPIFAISLAIVIVLVGAISITQLPIEQYPDITPPVVEVSATYDGADAETVNNAVATPVAQAVMGVSDMLYMQATSANDGSMTLQVTFDIGSDPDLDAIFTQNNVSSATAELPATVTRQGVTTRKTMTGFLMVYSLHSDGRYDGEFLSNYAYINLQNELLKIDGVGKVSIMGAGEYAMRIWLRPDVLKYYGIAVDEVTAAIEKQGGIYPAGQFGAEPAPDGVSYTYTVTMPPQISTAGEFADIVVRTTSSGEQIRLGDIAEVSLGSQTYGVSSSYESDPTAMIVVYQQPGSNAVAVGSKVRAAMERLSERFPDGIEAATIVDSTTSIDAGVKDIFRTLIIALLLVILIIYLFLQDWRATVIPLVAIPVSLVGAFALFPLLGFSINIISLLGLVLAIGLVVDDAIVVVEAAQVNIERGMKPRAAALEAMRNVASPIVATTVVLLAVFVPVSFTGGITGRLFQQFSVTIAVSVVISAFNALTLSPALCALLLRHREPSQKGFFAAFNRWFARQMDRYTTFTPTLMRHVARTGVFVAVVLGVIFVVWRKLPAGFLPEEDQGYVMVMVSTPEASSLQVTRKAMTDADAVIRTLPEVASTSFAAGFNMMAGIASTSSGIIFVKLVDYSDRKLSAMQIAQKLTGELYVAVAGAECYAFIPPSIPGLGVTSGVSVEVQDLEGRGTAYLLENAERLMDSLRKSPAIASVTTQFDAGVPQRRLRIDKQQALAAGVDLGTLYGELTTLLGGTYINNFTRFGKLYQTYMQAAPDYRLDRRSLDSYYVTSASGESVPVASLVEVVDTVGVEYVSQFNLYRSVSLTVTPSARASTTSVMEEITATAAEVLPDDIGTAWSGTSYQEANASKTGGLVYALALVFVFLALAALYESWGLPLAILMSVPVAVLGAVLFVGGTHLMNALYVNDIYMQISLVMLIGLAAKNAILVVEYADRLFREQGASLMDAAIGAAKLRVRPIIMTAFAFILGVMPLVFASGVYATARNIMGVALVGGMLFATLLGIFVYPALYYFVGKIGRFEQRRERQKTEEVQ, from the coding sequence ATGGAGAAATTTTTCGTTTCGCGCCCGATCTTCGCCATCTCGCTGGCCATCGTCATCGTGCTCGTGGGGGCGATCTCGATCACGCAGTTGCCGATCGAGCAGTACCCCGACATCACGCCTCCGGTCGTGGAGGTCTCGGCGACCTACGACGGCGCCGATGCCGAGACGGTGAACAACGCCGTGGCGACGCCCGTGGCCCAAGCCGTGATGGGCGTCAGCGACATGCTCTACATGCAGGCCACTTCGGCCAACGACGGTTCGATGACCTTGCAGGTCACCTTCGACATCGGCTCCGACCCCGATCTGGACGCCATTTTCACCCAGAACAACGTCTCGTCGGCCACGGCCGAACTTCCGGCGACGGTCACCCGGCAGGGCGTCACCACGCGCAAGACCATGACGGGATTCCTGATGGTCTACTCGCTCCACAGCGACGGCCGTTACGACGGGGAGTTCCTCTCGAACTATGCCTACATCAACCTGCAAAACGAACTGCTGAAGATCGACGGCGTGGGCAAGGTCAGCATAATGGGCGCCGGGGAATACGCCATGCGTATCTGGCTGCGGCCCGACGTGCTGAAATACTACGGCATCGCCGTGGACGAGGTGACGGCGGCCATCGAGAAGCAGGGCGGCATCTACCCCGCCGGGCAGTTCGGGGCAGAACCGGCTCCCGACGGCGTCTCCTACACCTACACGGTGACCATGCCGCCGCAGATCTCCACCGCCGGGGAGTTCGCCGACATCGTCGTGCGCACCACCTCCTCGGGCGAGCAGATCCGGCTGGGCGACATCGCCGAAGTGTCGCTCGGCAGCCAGACCTACGGCGTGAGCTCCTCCTATGAGAGCGATCCCACGGCCATGATAGTCGTCTACCAACAGCCGGGCAGCAACGCCGTGGCCGTCGGCAGCAAGGTCCGGGCCGCAATGGAACGGCTCTCGGAGCGTTTCCCCGACGGCATCGAGGCCGCCACGATCGTCGATTCCACGACGAGCATCGACGCCGGCGTGAAGGACATCTTCCGCACGCTCATCATCGCGCTTCTGCTCGTCATCCTGATCATCTACCTCTTCCTGCAGGACTGGCGGGCGACCGTAATCCCGCTGGTGGCGATCCCCGTGTCGCTCGTCGGAGCCTTCGCGCTGTTTCCCCTGCTCGGATTCTCGATCAACATCATCTCGCTGCTGGGACTCGTGCTGGCCATCGGACTGGTCGTGGACGACGCCATCGTGGTCGTCGAGGCCGCGCAGGTGAATATCGAGCGGGGCATGAAACCCCGTGCGGCGGCGCTGGAGGCCATGCGCAACGTGGCCTCGCCGATCGTCGCCACGACCGTCGTGCTGCTGGCCGTCTTCGTCCCCGTGTCGTTCACAGGCGGCATCACGGGACGGCTGTTCCAGCAGTTCTCCGTGACGATCGCCGTATCGGTCGTTATCTCGGCGTTCAACGCCCTGACCCTCTCTCCGGCGCTGTGCGCCCTGCTGCTGCGCCACCGGGAGCCGTCGCAGAAAGGCTTCTTCGCCGCTTTCAACCGCTGGTTCGCCCGGCAGATGGACCGTTACACGACTTTCACCCCGACGCTCATGCGCCATGTCGCCCGCACAGGCGTGTTCGTGGCGGTGGTGCTCGGCGTGATCTTCGTCGTGTGGCGCAAACTGCCTGCGGGATTCCTGCCCGAAGAGGATCAGGGCTATGTGATGGTGATGGTCTCCACGCCCGAAGCCTCGTCGCTGCAGGTGACCCGGAAGGCCATGACCGACGCCGACGCCGTGATCCGCACGCTCCCCGAGGTCGCCTCCACGTCGTTCGCCGCGGGATTCAACATGATGGCCGGCATCGCCTCGACGTCGAGCGGCATCATCTTCGTCAAACTCGTCGATTACTCCGACCGCAAGCTCTCAGCCATGCAGATCGCCCAGAAACTCACCGGAGAACTCTACGTCGCAGTCGCCGGAGCCGAATGCTACGCCTTCATCCCGCCTTCGATTCCGGGGTTGGGCGTCACCTCGGGCGTTTCGGTCGAGGTGCAGGACCTCGAAGGGCGCGGCACGGCCTACCTGCTGGAAAATGCCGAACGGCTGATGGACTCGCTGCGCAAAAGCCCTGCGATCGCCTCGGTCACCACGCAGTTCGACGCCGGGGTTCCCCAGCGGCGGCTGCGCATCGACAAACAGCAGGCACTGGCCGCGGGCGTGGACCTCGGAACGCTGTACGGCGAACTGACCACCCTCTTGGGCGGCACCTATATCAATAACTTCACGCGCTTCGGCAAACTCTACCAGACCTACATGCAGGCCGCGCCCGACTACCGCCTCGACCGGCGGTCGCTGGACAGCTATTACGTCACCTCGGCTTCGGGCGAAAGCGTTCCCGTGGCGTCGCTCGTCGAGGTCGTGGACACTGTGGGCGTGGAGTATGTCTCGCAGTTCAATCTCTACCGCTCCGTCTCGCTCACCGTCACCCCCTCCGCACGGGCTTCGACGACAAGCGTCATGGAGGAGATCACCGCGACGGCCGCCGAGGTGCTGCCCGACGACATCGGCACGGCGTGGAGCGGCACTTCGTATCAGGAGGCCAACGCCTCGAAGACCGGCGGACTGGTCTATGCGCTGGCGCTCGTGTTCGTATTCCTCGCACTGGCGGCCCTGTACGAGTCGTGGGGACTGCCGCTGGCGATCCTGATGAGCGTTCCGGTGGCGGTGCTCGGCGCCGTGCTGTTCGTCGGCGGCACCCACCTGATGAATGCGCTCTATGTCAACGACATCTACATGCAGATTTCGCTCGTCATGCTGATCGGGCTGGCGGCCAAGAACGCCATTCTGGTCGTCGAATATGCCGACCGGCTGTTCCGCGAACAGGGCGCGTCGCTGATGGACGCGGCCATCGGGGCCGCGAAGCTGCGCGTAAGGCCCATCATCATGACCGCCTTCGCCTTCATCCTCGGCGTCATGCCGCTCGTCTTTGCCAGCGGGGTCTACGCCACGGCCCGTAACATCATGGGCGTGGCGCTCGTGGGCGGCATGCTGTTCGCCACCCTGCTGGGCATCTTCGTCTACCCCGCACTCTACTATTTCGTCGGGAAGATCGGCCGCTTCGAACAGCGCCGCGAACGCCAAAAAACGGAGGAAGTACAATGA
- a CDS encoding efflux transporter outer membrane subunit — translation MKTKLTITAALLLAACTPKFYPPQVAAPDRYAYGEGFSQDTTGVGERWWELFGDTTLNAFVEQALTNNRDVAVAAARVEEARANLKTVRAQYLPQIGIGATAEGEYTPATKIVQAYAVEPTLSWELSLFGALRNAKRAAKAEIAASEWALAGVRLSLAAEVATTYFTLLEYERDLSIARQTLQLRRESAALIDSMFRYGMSDGVALEQARSLVYTAEADVPQYRRAVEQTWLSMGILLGETPSRAQLSGAGLRLLTDYRPAEIPVGLPSELLKRRPDIREAHFNMLQAAAQAGQARSARFPSISLTAKGGVASSSIKGLTAANPWAWDALGSIAEPIFGFGKLRNAERAAMAAYTQSAKTYEQTVLTAFADVEKALVAITTYREQAGRTGELVFSNDRIATMTRALYRSGLSDYLDVIDAERSLYQTQMELVNLVAQQYINYVTLCKALGGGW, via the coding sequence ATGAAAACGAAACTTACGATAACCGCCGCCCTGCTGCTGGCCGCCTGCACCCCCAAATTCTACCCGCCGCAGGTCGCCGCGCCCGACCGCTACGCCTACGGCGAGGGCTTTTCACAGGACACGACGGGTGTGGGCGAACGCTGGTGGGAGCTGTTCGGCGACACGACGCTCAACGCATTCGTCGAGCAGGCGCTGACGAACAACCGCGACGTGGCCGTGGCCGCCGCGCGCGTCGAGGAGGCCCGGGCCAATCTCAAAACCGTGCGGGCGCAGTACCTGCCCCAGATCGGCATCGGAGCCACGGCCGAGGGCGAATACACCCCTGCGACGAAGATCGTGCAGGCCTATGCCGTCGAGCCGACCCTCTCGTGGGAACTCTCGCTGTTCGGGGCCCTGCGCAACGCCAAACGCGCCGCCAAAGCCGAAATAGCGGCTTCGGAATGGGCTTTGGCAGGTGTCCGACTTTCGCTGGCCGCCGAGGTCGCCACGACCTATTTCACCCTGCTGGAGTACGAACGCGACCTCTCGATCGCCCGGCAGACCCTCCAACTGCGGCGCGAATCGGCCGCGCTGATCGACTCGATGTTCCGCTACGGCATGTCCGACGGCGTGGCGCTGGAGCAGGCCCGGAGTCTGGTCTACACCGCCGAAGCCGACGTTCCGCAATACAGACGTGCCGTGGAGCAGACATGGCTCTCGATGGGTATCCTGCTGGGCGAAACGCCCTCGCGGGCGCAGCTCTCCGGAGCGGGACTTCGTCTGCTGACCGATTACCGGCCCGCGGAGATTCCCGTGGGCCTGCCGTCGGAGCTTCTGAAACGGCGTCCCGACATCCGCGAAGCGCATTTCAACATGTTGCAGGCCGCGGCGCAGGCCGGGCAGGCGCGGAGCGCCCGCTTTCCGTCCATCTCGCTGACAGCCAAAGGTGGAGTGGCATCCAGTTCAATCAAAGGTTTAACTGCGGCGAACCCTTGGGCATGGGATGCGCTGGGGTCCATTGCCGAGCCGATATTCGGATTCGGGAAACTGCGCAACGCCGAGCGTGCCGCGATGGCGGCCTATACCCAGTCGGCCAAGACCTACGAGCAGACCGTGCTGACGGCCTTCGCCGATGTCGAAAAGGCGCTGGTGGCCATCACGACCTACCGCGAACAGGCCGGACGCACGGGCGAACTGGTGTTCTCGAACGACCGCATCGCCACGATGACCCGCGCGCTTTACCGCAGCGGGCTGTCGGACTACCTCGATGTGATCGACGCCGAGCGCAGTCTCTACCAAACGCAGATGGAGCTGGTGAACCTCGTGGCACAGCAGTATATCAACTACGTCACGCTCTGCAAAGCTCTGGGCGGCGGCTGGTAA
- the feoB gene encoding ferrous iron transport protein B has translation MRLSELKTGESGTIVKVMGHGGFRRRIMEMGFVRGQRVEVILNAPLKDPIEYKIMGYDISLRRSEADMVEVLTDSEASEYLAGGGHHHHHHHEHHHHHHHGPVGEPGQDEVFGAAEPDAGCCTSIDEVVAHRTRTITVALVGNPNSGKTSLFNAISGGHEHVGNYSGVTVGAKIGNRIYRGYRFEVTDLPGTYALSAYTPEERYVRHHLATNIPDVVINSVVASNLERNLYLTTELIDINPRIVVALNMFDELQASGATLDYENLGRMLGVPMVPVEARNNRGIDALLDTVIDVYENRDERVRHIHINMGPVVEEGLRRLNGDMSEHRGELPKAFPPRYYAMKMLEGDAEAEKSLRECKRYPEWAGIRDREARRITEALGEDVETAFANQKYGFIQGALKETFTPGRREEVTTTAVIDTFVTHKLWGFPIFFALMWLMFWCTFSLGAYPQEWIDALVGWIGSGVDALLPAGPLRDLLVDGIIGGVGAVIVFLPNIMILYLFISFMEDSGYLARAAFIMDRVMHRIGLHGKSFIPLIMGFGCNVPAIMASRTIESRSSRLITILITPFMSCSARIPIYLLLAGTFFAANAGSVMLGLYVLGIVLAVVTARLMRRFLFPVDETPFVMELPPYRLPTWKTTLTHMWDKCAQYLKKMGGMILIASVVVWFLSYYPRTEETAGTEAHYENSYLGRLGKGCEPVFSPLGFNWKASVALLSGLPAKEIVVSTLGVLYSEGAMTEAVPEQAEIIIGGADGPTEIVVAAEKAAAPELTEDEEMASLSQRLLASGDFSTASALAFLVFILLYVPCIATVVAIGAEAGWKWAAASVIYNTALAWFVAWIVYHIGLLF, from the coding sequence ATGCGTCTATCCGAACTTAAAACCGGCGAATCGGGGACGATCGTCAAGGTGATGGGGCACGGAGGTTTCCGCCGTCGCATCATGGAGATGGGATTCGTCCGCGGCCAGCGGGTCGAAGTGATCCTGAACGCGCCCCTGAAAGACCCCATCGAATACAAGATCATGGGTTACGACATTTCACTGCGGCGCAGTGAGGCCGACATGGTCGAGGTGCTCACCGACAGCGAGGCCAGCGAATACCTCGCAGGCGGCGGGCATCACCACCATCACCACCACGAACATCATCACCACCATCACCACGGCCCCGTCGGGGAACCGGGGCAGGACGAGGTGTTCGGGGCCGCGGAACCCGACGCAGGGTGCTGCACGAGCATCGACGAGGTGGTGGCGCACCGCACGCGGACCATCACGGTGGCGCTGGTGGGCAACCCCAACAGCGGCAAAACCTCGCTGTTCAACGCCATCTCGGGCGGCCACGAGCATGTGGGCAACTACAGCGGCGTGACCGTCGGGGCCAAGATCGGCAACCGCATCTACCGCGGCTACCGGTTCGAGGTCACCGACCTGCCCGGCACCTACGCCCTCTCGGCCTACACGCCCGAGGAGCGTTATGTGCGCCATCATCTGGCCACGAACATCCCCGACGTGGTGATAAACTCCGTAGTTGCCTCGAACTTAGAGCGTAACCTCTACTTAACTACCGAATTAATTGATATAAACCCGCGCATAGTCGTGGCGCTCAATATGTTCGACGAGTTGCAGGCCAGCGGCGCCACGCTCGATTACGAGAATCTGGGCCGCATGCTGGGTGTACCGATGGTGCCCGTCGAGGCGCGCAACAACCGCGGCATCGACGCCCTGCTGGACACCGTGATCGACGTCTACGAGAACCGCGACGAGCGCGTGCGGCACATTCATATCAACATGGGTCCCGTGGTCGAGGAGGGGCTGCGCAGGCTCAACGGCGACATGAGCGAACACCGCGGCGAGCTGCCCAAGGCCTTCCCGCCCCGCTACTACGCAATGAAGATGCTCGAAGGCGACGCCGAGGCCGAAAAGAGCCTCCGCGAGTGCAAGCGCTATCCCGAGTGGGCCGGAATCCGCGACCGCGAGGCACGGCGCATCACCGAGGCGTTGGGCGAGGATGTCGAAACGGCGTTCGCCAACCAGAAATACGGGTTCATACAAGGAGCTCTGAAAGAGACATTTACACCCGGCAGAAGGGAGGAAGTCACGACGACGGCCGTGATCGACACTTTCGTGACACACAAGCTGTGGGGATTTCCGATCTTCTTCGCGCTGATGTGGCTGATGTTCTGGTGTACGTTCAGCCTCGGGGCCTATCCGCAGGAGTGGATCGACGCGCTGGTGGGATGGATCGGCAGCGGCGTGGACGCCCTGCTGCCCGCAGGACCGCTGCGCGACCTCTTGGTCGACGGCATCATCGGCGGCGTGGGCGCCGTCATCGTCTTCCTCCCGAACATCATGATCCTCTACCTGTTCATCTCGTTCATGGAGGATTCGGGCTATCTGGCCCGCGCGGCGTTCATCATGGACCGCGTGATGCACCGCATCGGTCTGCACGGAAAATCGTTCATCCCGCTCATCATGGGATTCGGTTGCAACGTGCCCGCGATCATGGCCAGCCGGACCATCGAGAGCCGCAGCAGCCGCCTGATAACCATACTCATTACGCCGTTCATGTCATGCAGCGCCCGCATCCCGATCTACCTGCTGCTGGCAGGGACGTTCTTCGCCGCGAACGCCGGGTCGGTGATGCTGGGGCTCTATGTGCTGGGCATCGTGCTGGCCGTCGTCACGGCACGGCTGATGCGGCGGTTCCTCTTCCCCGTGGACGAGACGCCGTTCGTGATGGAGCTTCCGCCCTACCGTCTTCCGACGTGGAAAACGACCCTCACGCACATGTGGGACAAGTGTGCGCAGTACCTCAAAAAGATGGGCGGCATGATCCTGATCGCCTCGGTGGTCGTCTGGTTCCTGAGCTATTATCCCCGCACGGAGGAGACCGCCGGGACCGAGGCCCACTACGAAAATTCCTATCTGGGACGTCTGGGCAAGGGGTGCGAACCGGTGTTCAGCCCTCTGGGATTCAACTGGAAAGCCAGCGTGGCCCTGCTGTCGGGACTCCCGGCCAAGGAGATCGTGGTCTCGACGCTGGGCGTGCTCTACTCCGAAGGCGCCATGACGGAGGCCGTTCCGGAACAGGCTGAAATCATTATCGGCGGAGCGGACGGTCCGACAGAGATCGTCGTTGCAGCGGAAAAGGCCGCAGCCCCCGAACTGACGGAAGACGAAGAAATGGCCTCGCTGTCGCAGCGGCTGCTGGCGAGCGGCGATTTCTCGACCGCTTCGGCGCTGGCGTTCCTCGTCTTTATCCTGCTCTATGTGCCCTGCATCGCTACGGTGGTTGCCATCGGCGCCGAGGCGGGGTGGAAATGGGCCGCGGCGTCGGTCATTTACAACACGGCGCTGGCGTGGTTCGTGGCGTGGATAGTTTACCACATCGGCCTGTTATTCTGA
- a CDS encoding CidA/LrgA family protein, whose protein sequence is MAGLFYILFFWLIGNALSYVTGSYVSGNIIGMILLFAALCLRWVRAETVRPAARFLLGAMALFFVPYGVGLMDSYQVILENGWAIVVSGIVSTIVVLFITGKTFQSLNRRARLRHIKHLRNDA, encoded by the coding sequence ATGGCAGGACTTTTCTACATTCTATTTTTCTGGCTCATCGGCAATGCGCTGAGCTATGTGACCGGAAGTTACGTTTCGGGAAACATCATCGGCATGATTCTGCTCTTCGCGGCGCTGTGCCTGCGCTGGGTGCGGGCCGAGACGGTACGCCCCGCGGCGCGGTTCCTGCTGGGGGCCATGGCACTCTTTTTCGTGCCCTACGGCGTGGGGCTGATGGACTCCTATCAGGTAATCCTCGAAAACGGCTGGGCCATCGTCGTTTCGGGAATCGTCTCGACGATCGTCGTGCTGTTCATCACGGGCAAGACCTTCCAAAGCCTGAACCGCCGCGCCCGCCTGCGGCACATCAAACACCTCCGTAACGATGCCTGA
- a CDS encoding LrgB family protein, which yields MPDTSFFSSDLFLLTLTVGLYCLGARIYNRTRLPLLHPVLLTFVTVIVFLRCAGIGYARYQEATGILNFALGMSVVALGYLLYEQLERLRGSLLPVAVATLVGCVAGVLSVVYIAMAFGVERQILTSIAPKSVTVPIAVSVSGPLGGNVSVTSVVVFCVGIFGSIFGEWILRRCGVRDPEARGFALGAAAHGIGTARAIEMGAAEGALSGLAMALMGLATALLLPLMERYLY from the coding sequence ATGCCTGACACCTCATTTTTCTCCTCGGACCTCTTTCTGCTGACCCTCACCGTAGGGCTTTACTGTCTGGGCGCCCGGATTTACAACCGCACACGGCTGCCATTGCTGCACCCCGTACTGCTGACGTTCGTCACCGTGATCGTCTTTCTGCGCTGTGCCGGAATCGGCTACGCACGCTATCAGGAGGCGACCGGAATACTCAATTTCGCCCTCGGCATGTCGGTCGTGGCGCTGGGATATCTCCTTTACGAGCAGTTGGAACGCCTGCGCGGAAGCCTGCTGCCCGTGGCCGTGGCTACGCTCGTGGGATGCGTCGCAGGGGTGCTGAGCGTGGTTTACATCGCCATGGCATTCGGCGTCGAACGCCAGATACTGACCTCCATAGCCCCCAAATCGGTGACCGTGCCGATCGCCGTGTCGGTCTCGGGACCGCTGGGCGGCAACGTGTCGGTCACGTCGGTGGTGGTATTCTGCGTGGGAATTTTCGGCAGCATCTTCGGCGAATGGATTCTGCGCCGCTGCGGTGTCCGCGACCCCGAGGCCCGGGGATTTGCGCTGGGAGCCGCGGCCCACGGCATCGGGACGGCACGGGCCATCGAGATGGGCGCCGCCGAAGGGGCTCTGAGCGGACTCGCCATGGCGCTGATGGGGTTGGCGACGGCGCTCCTCCTGCCGCTGATGGAGCGGTATCTGTATTGA